Below is a window of bacterium DNA.
GTTGACCCACGCCAACCGGATGTTCCTGCCGATGACCGTCGCGGAAAAGTTCGTGACCGGGCCCGGGGCGATGGCGTCCCAAGAGACGGCGCAGCCGTTGCCTGCCGCAACCCAGGCTGACGGATTCCACCCGGCGCGCAGGGCGCGCACCCGGTAGTAGTAGGTCGCCCCGTTCGTCCGCCCCGAGATCTGCGCCGCGAGCTGACTCCCGCTGTACGCCTGACGCGGGGCGGGCCAGCCGAACGTCGGTTCCGTCGCCTCCTCCAGTTCGTAGGTCGCCCCGGGCGTCGGCGACGCCTCCCAGGAGACCTGGTACGGGGATTTGCCGCTGCTCGAGGGAACCGTGACGGCTAGGGGGGCAAGCGCCGTCGAAGGGTCGATCAGTGCGATCGCCGTCGCAGGCGCCGAGAAGTTCATGGCGGCATCGTAGGCGAAGGCTGCGTAGAAGTAGGCGCCTGACTCGAGGCCGGACTCGCTGCTCTCCTGCCCCGAGCCGTCGTAGACCAGGACGCCGTCATAGGCGTCCACGGGCGCGCCGTCCGTCCGACGCACGATCCTCACGCCGGCGAAGTCCGCCTGCGGAGGATTGACCCAGGCCAGCGCGACCTGGTCGCTGCTGACGGTCGCAGCGAAACTCGACGGCGGCGCGAGGCTCGGCTCTTCCCAAGACACGGCGCAGCCGTTTCCCCCCGGCATCCAGGCGGAAGGGTTCCAGCCGTCGCGCAGGGCCCGCACCCGATAGTAGTAGGTGCCGCCGTTCGTCCGATCCACGATCTCGACGGAGAGCTGGTCCCCGGTGTAGACCGTCCGCAAGCCGGTCGTGAACTCGGCGTCGACCGCTTCCTCGAGCTGGTACGACGCGTCCGGCGTTCCCGAGGCTCCCCAGCTCACCCAATAGGCCGGTACGACACTCTCCAGCGGGACCACCGGCGGGGCGGGCGGCGCGGTCGCATACGCACCTCCCCGGGGCAGGATCGTGAAGAAGCCCTCTCCCGAATCGGTGGCAATCACCTCGCCGGCCGTGTCCCGCAGCGTGACCTCAATGCGGCTGGAGGCCCCGGCCGCCGGCAGGTTCGGAACCTGCCAGTGCCAGTGACCCGGGTTCCCGGGTATGCTCGCCAGATCGGTCCAGCTCGCGCCGCCGTCCAAGGTCAGGCGAAGCCTCACCGAAGCGACCGAAGCCGTCGCGATCGTGTCCCAACGCACCGTCCGGCTGGTCCCGCCATAGACCGAATCGCCGCCCTCGGGCGCGGTAAGGTCGACGCCGCCGAGGATGGTGAACGTCCCTTCCCCGGCGTCTCTGCCCACGAGGCGGTTCCAGGCGTCATAGAGTTCGACCCGCGCTCGGCAGCCCTCCGCACGGTAGGTCCGCCACGGCACCTTCCAGAGATACTCGCCCGGGTTGCCCTTGATCCTGACGCCCTTCTGCCAGTTCCTGCCCCCGTCGAACGAGTACCTGAGCTTCGTGTAGGCGACCGGCGCCGGCGTGCGGTGCCTCGCCCACCGAATCCGGACGGTGCTGCCGCCGCGGATCTCGACGCCCTTCTCCGCGCCCACCACGTCCAGGGGGCCGATGCCAAAGGGAGCATCGCTGACGTCCGCGGCGACGGGCGCGCCGTTCCGGTACCCCTGCACCCGGACCCGCCAGCTCCTGCGGCTGAGCCTGTGCACCGCGGGCGGCGGCGTCCAGACCGCCATCCCTGCCGAGGCCCTGGCCTCCCGGACGATGGTCCGCCAGTTCCGCCCGTCAGCAGAGAGCGAGATCCGCACCGTGGCGACCCCGGGCGCGGACACCCAGCGGATGGTCTGCGGGCGGCCGGTGCCGAGGAACTCGCCACCGTTCGGCCAGGTCACCGTCACCTTCGCTCTTGCCGGCACAATCCCGACGGTGGTCCGCGCCGTCGCCGAGAGCCCGAAGCGGTCCGTTACCTGGACCGCGATATCGCGGCTGGCGCCTGGCGCGCAGGCACCGCCACAGACCACGGCCTCAACCTGTTCCCATCCGAGCGTCGGCGCCACGCCGACGGCGTCGTCGAAGTGCCCGTCCCCGTCGAGATCCCAGTTGTAGCGCGCGACCGCGTCCGCGCACGGCGCGTCCGGGTCGCTGCTCGCAGCCGCGCTGAGGAAAAGCGGACGGCCGACGGCGACGGTGTACGGACCGCCGGCGCTCGCCTCCGGGGCGCGATCCTGGACCGTCACTTTCGCTATCGCCGTCACAGTCTGGGCGGGATTGCGGTCATTGGCCACCCGCAGCGCAACGGCGTGCTCGCCGGCTTCCCCGTAAGCAATGGCCGTCCCGACCCCGGAGGCCTCCTCGGTGAACGAGCCGTCATAGTGAAGGTCCCAGGCGTGGCTGACAACTCGGTTCGCCGACCCTCCGTTGAACGAACTGCCGCCGTCGAACGTCACATCCTGCGGGCAGTACATGGTCTTCGGGTTCGCGCCCACCACGGCGTAGGGCCGATCGTAGCCGACCGTGATGGTGAATGTCTGCGACGCGCTCGTGTCCACGCCGCCATTCGCCGTGCCGCCGCTGTCCTTGAGTGTCACGACGGCGTGCGCTACGCCAACCTTGCTCGACCATGCGTGGAACGTCAAACTCCCGCTCGCGGAGAGCGCGGGCTGCACGAAGAACAGTTCGCTGTTGTCGGTCGTCACGCTGAACGCCAGGGCCTGGCCGGACTCGTTGGCCGGGCCTGGGCTGATCGCCGTGGCCCAACCGGCAATCGTCCGGGATCCGGCGGCCATGGGCACGGAGATGTCTGCGCCCTTCGCGAAGCTCGGCGCATCGTTCACGGAATTGACGGTGATCGTGAAGAGCTGCGCGGGGCCGATGTCCACGCCGCCGTTGGCGGTGCCGCCGTCGTCCTTGAGCCTCACCGTCACGATGGCGCTCCCGTTGGCCTCCGTCGCCGGCGTGTAGGTGAGCGCCCCCGCAGCGCTGATTGCAGGCTGCACGGCGAACAGCCCCGGGTTGTTATTCGTGACGTCGAAGGTCAGCCACTGCCATCGCTCAGGCTTTGGACCAGGGCGCGGGTTCGCTGCCCAGTCAACCACGCTCTGCGCCCCTGCGTCTTCGAGAACCGCCTGATTCGCGCCGCGGTCAAAGCTGGGCGCGTCGTTGACCTGGATGACGCGGATCGAGACCACCGCGGAGTCCCGGTCCGGCGAGCCGTCGGACGCACGGAAATCGAAGCGGTCCCAGTAGTCATAGCCCCAGTCGTGCAAGAGACAGTAGCTCGCCGCCCGGTAGACCACGTGCGGAGGCGTGCCGCTGAGTGTCCCACACATCGGGGGAACGGTGATTTCGTACGCCAGGGGCAGGCCAAGCCCATGCGTCGCGGTGAGGGTGATCGGCATCTCCGCCCCCTCCAGCACGCCAACGTCCAGCGTCTGGAAATCGGCAACGATGTTGGAACTGCCCACGACGATGTGGGACCACATTGCGAAGCTTGTGTCCTGGCCGCCGTCGGCCGTCCCGCCGTCGTCATGGAGCTTCACGCCCACCCAGGCATCGCCCACCACATCGGTCGCCGGCGTGAAGGTCAGCGTGCCGTCGACCGCGACCGCCGGCTGCTCGCTGAAGAGAGCGCTGTTGTCGTTCGTAACGATGAAATCCAGCGCCTGGCCGCTCTCGTCGAGCGGCCCGGCGCTCATGCCGGTCGCCCAGCCAGTGACGGTCTGCGGCCCGGCGTTCTTTGCTACTGTCTGATCAGGCCCCGGCGCGAACGTGGGAGCGTCGTTTCTTGGAGTGATCGTGACTGTCGCGGTCGCGACGTTGCTGTCCGCGATGTCGTCCGACGCCACGAAGGTAAACGTATCAACACCGTGGAAATTCGCCTCGGGCCAATACCCCATTTGCCCTTCTCCGGCCGCGACCGTACCGTGGATAGGCGGCACGACGATCCGATACAGCACCCTGTCGCCGTCGGCGCCGTCCGAATCTGTCGCAGCCGACGTGATGGACTTGTATCCGTCCTCCCGAGTTGTTAGCACCTGGTCATAGGCACTTGGTGGAACGTTCGAGACCACGCGAAGCTTGGCAACGAAGGCGGCCTCGCCGGACGCCCTGGGACGCACAGGATTCCCCCACGTTGCCATGCTCCATCCCGTCACGTGCGCACTGCCATCCGCAGACACTGCAACATC
It encodes the following:
- a CDS encoding Ig-like domain-containing protein, which produces MKRIGRVLIGAGLLVVGWVVGLRAETGPLVPDSPLVWNTFLGGAASGVAVDRDGGVYVTGNSGSSWGEPIRAHSRFGADAFVAKLDANGVLQWNTFLGSQRDDYGDSIAVDASGNVYVTGSSEDAWGVPIRPFSGPMDRFVAKLDTNGALLWTTFFQGDEYGGRGGIAVDASGNGYVTGSSTVAWGAPVRAFSVSATGAYDIFVAKLDTSGVVLWNTFLGGAESDYGPRIAVDATGRATITGVSLGAWGDPVNAFVGTAAGVVARLDADGALQWHTFLPTVGVAGIAVDADANAFIAGSSSGSWGSPVRAHGQCYGDAFAAKIGADGGLVWNTFLGGSREDGGYGIELDTNGIIFIVGYTDAPTDPCCPTTWGDPAIAIAGGWDDAFVAKLSPDGALLANTFLGGSSYDEGFDVAVSADGSAHVTGWSMATWGNPVRPRASGEAAFVAKLRVVSNVPPSAYDQVLTTREDGYKSITSAATDSDGADGDRVLYRIVVPPIHGTVAAGEGQMGYWPEANFHGVDTFTFVASDDIADSNVATATVTITPRNDAPTFAPGPDQTVAKNAGPQTVTGWATGMSAGPLDESGQALDFIVTNDNSALFSEQPAVAVDGTLTFTPATDVVGDAWVGVKLHDDGGTADGGQDTSFAMWSHIVVGSSNIVADFQTLDVGVLEGAEMPITLTATHGLGLPLAYEITVPPMCGTLSGTPPHVVYRAASYCLLHDWGYDYWDRFDFRASDGSPDRDSAVVSIRVIQVNDAPSFDRGANQAVLEDAGAQSVVDWAANPRPGPKPERWQWLTFDVTNNNPGLFAVQPAISAAGALTYTPATEANGSAIVTVRLKDDGGTANGGVDIGPAQLFTITVNSVNDAPSFAKGADISVPMAAGSRTIAGWATAISPGPANESGQALAFSVTTDNSELFFVQPALSASGSLTFHAWSSKVGVAHAVVTLKDSGGTANGGVDTSASQTFTITVGYDRPYAVVGANPKTMYCPQDVTFDGGSSFNGGSANRVVSHAWDLHYDGSFTEEASGVGTAIAYGEAGEHAVALRVANDRNPAQTVTAIAKVTVQDRAPEASAGGPYTVAVGRPLFLSAAASSDPDAPCADAVARYNWDLDGDGHFDDAVGVAPTLGWEQVEAVVCGGACAPGASRDIAVQVTDRFGLSATARTTVGIVPARAKVTVTWPNGGEFLGTGRPQTIRWVSAPGVATVRISLSADGRNWRTIVREARASAGMAVWTPPPAVHRLSRRSWRVRVQGYRNGAPVAADVSDAPFGIGPLDVVGAEKGVEIRGGSTVRIRWARHRTPAPVAYTKLRYSFDGGRNWQKGVRIKGNPGEYLWKVPWRTYRAEGCRARVELYDAWNRLVGRDAGEGTFTILGGVDLTAPEGGDSVYGGTSRTVRWDTIATASVASVRLRLTLDGGASWTDLASIPGNPGHWHWQVPNLPAAGASSRIEVTLRDTAGEVIATDSGEGFFTILPRGGAYATAPPAPPVVPLESVVPAYWVSWGASGTPDASYQLEEAVDAEFTTGLRTVYTGDQLSVEIVDRTNGGTYYYRVRALRDGWNPSAWMPGGNGCAVSWEEPSLAPPSSFAATVSSDQVALAWVNPPQADFAGVRIVRRTDGAPVDAYDGVLVYDGSGQESSESGLESGAYFYAAFAYDAAMNFSAPATAIALIDPSTALAPLAVTVPSSSGKSPYQVSWEASPTPGATYELEEATEPTFGWPAPRQAYSGSQLAAQISGRTNGATYYYRVRALRAGWNPSAWVAAGNGCAVSWDAIAPGPVTNFSATVIGRNIRLAWVNPADTDLAGVAVRRRTDRLPLNALDGTNVYLWPGQPGIDLDLPLGTYYYAAFAYDAAGNYSPAATATATISVENACEGCHNGDGDNDGIWTGVGYDPDGDGPLPAAPNVMGDGINLEGVGMVPKAYDDGTYGFNTNGHGANGTARYTPVDSLGNPYLSMNARCTDCHDVSIPAGTHMDGVLNSVELKQNINQNTAHLNASYIGASTPDWSVQLTFDNGCAYQCHTQTSSHRHKFAPNPTPGVVRFGFSGSVLNGQGVVYPIDVHLSTNAPSWPADGVTNWDYAPCISCHNPHGTNTFDGSYPDNVMLRDERSETLCRQCHQ